From the genome of Brassica oleracea var. oleracea cultivar TO1000 chromosome C4, BOL, whole genome shotgun sequence:
ATGTATGATATGTTTGTTTTTGAGTTTAATTATAAAATAATTTTGATGAATTATCAAAATTAGATATACAAAATAAAACAAATTAGACAAATCTGTGGATATATACTAACACTATTGTTTAATTTAGAATGATTTAAAACTATTTAAACTGATTTAAAACTATTTAAACTGGTTTGAATCATGCTATATACTATTTGCTGAAACAGATATTATGATGGAGGTCAGTAAAAGAGAAAAGGATGGTGGAATCATTCCTGACCCGGACGTAGATGCTTACATGAAGGTCTCTCACTCCAGAAGGTAATCTTTTAACTAAGAGGGTTGATTATAAAACCTTTTGTGAATCCCACTGTGCAGGCTATATCGGTTAATGGACTTAAAAGAAGTCTACAAACAGATTACATCTTGAAGGTAATTTCTCTGAAAACAACTCAGACTTGTAATCCTTGTTGATTAGCTTCTTGATTATGTCATGTATTTGCATTTCTTTTTCTTCAGATCCTAGGTCTTGACATATGTGCAGAAACATTGGTTGGTAATGCAATGAAAAGAGGCATATCTGGTGGTCAAAAGAAGCGTCTTACTACAGGAGAGATGGTCGTTGGTCCAGCAAAAGCTCTTTTTATGGATGAAATTACAAACGGCCTAGACAGCTCCACAGCGTTTCAGATAGTCAAGTCACTTCAGCAGCTGGCTCACATCACCAACGCAACTGTGTTTGTTTCCCTTCTTCAACCTGCTCCAGAGTCATATGATCTCTTTGACGATATTGTCTTGATGGCTGAAGGAAAATTAGTGTATCATGGTCCAAGAGACGAGGTCTTGAGGTTCTTTGAGGAATGTGGTTTTAGATGCCCAGAGAGGAAGGGTGTTGCAGACTTTCTACAAGAGGTAAGAAGCCAAGTTTCTGTTCCTTGACGCTTACGTTTTGTTCTGAGTTGTTTTGTTTTGCAGGTTATATCTAGAAAGGACCAAGGACAGTACTGGCTGCACCAGGACATACCCCATAGCTTTGTCTCAGTAGACGCATTGTCCAAGAGATTCAAGGAGTTAGAGACTGGGAGAAAGATTGAGGATGCTCTCTCTAAGCCATATGATAAATCAAAAACCCATAAAGATGCTCTCTCTTTCAGTGACTATTCTCTTCCAAAGTGGGAGCTGTTCAGAGCATGCATCTCAAGAGAGTTTCTTCTAATGAAGAGAAACTCTTTCGTCTACCTCTTCAAGACGTTTCAGGTTACATTCTTCGTTCCTTGTGTCTTCTTTCAATGTTCTAGGGTTAGGTCTAAAGAAACCCTTCTTGCCTTTATGTTTTGCAGCTTGTTGTGTCAGCAATCCTCACTATGACTGTGTTTATTAGAACGCGGATGGGTGTAGATATTATTCATGGAAACTCTTACATGAGTTGCCTCTTTTTCGCAACCGTTGTGCTTTTGGTGGATGGTTTTCCAGAGCTGTCTATGACTGTTCAACGTCTTGCCGTGTTCTACAAGCAAAAGCAACTGTGTTTCTATCCAGCTTGGGCTTATGCAATCCCTGCAACAGTGTTAAAGATCCCTCTCTCTTTCTTCGAATCTCTCGTTTGGACTTGCCTTACTTACTACGTCATCGGATATACTCCTGAAGTCTCCAGGTGATAACCTTCTTAAACCATCTCTTGCTTGCTCCCTACTCAAAAGGTTATGGAAAGTAATGGTTACTTGGTGTTCTTAGGTTCTTACGTCAGTTCATGATGCTCTTTGCTGTTCATTTCACATCCATATCCATGTTCCGATGTATAGCTGCAGTCTTTCAGACAGGAGTTGCTTCAATGGCAGCTGGTAGTTTCGCCACATTAATCACCTTTGTGTTCGCCGGTTTCGCCATCCCTTACAGTAAGACTTTTTACACTCTCTTTCACTTCAGTCTTGTTCCAAACTTCCATCAAAACTTAGGCCCTGATTAGCAGAGCATTAGCATTAGCACTAGCAGTATGCTATAGAAGCAGTATGATGCAGGAACTGTATGCTTTTGCTAAACTGTTTAATAGGATGATTGGTAGAGCAGTATGAATATGCTATTTAAAATTATTATAAAAATTAATATATAATATATTTTATTTTTAATTAATATATTAATATATTACTTTTAATGAATATATATATATATTAACATATAAAATTAAAAAGATATAAAATTAATTTATTTTATTTAAAAATTTAAAAATTATGTTTATATCGAAAATATTATTTAAAAATAAAATTTTTAATTAAAATATCTATATTTTAAAATAATATTTTCACTTTTAAAATAAATTAAATATATAAATTAAATTATATATTTTAAATGTGAAAAACTATTTAAAAAAATATTTTTATTATAAATTAATTTTAGAAATCAAAATTTTATTTTTGGGATATAAAAATAATTTTATGATATTATAAAATAAAATAAAAGAATTAATTATATATTTTCCTTAATTTTATAAATTATGTATGCAAATGCTTTTCTAAAAGCTTCATGTGAGAGCATTGACCAAAGAGCATTTGGAGAGCATTTGCATTTAGTAAATGCTTCTCTAAATGCTTTTTTAACCATTGTTGATTGGATAATGTAGAGCATAATGCTAATGTTAATGCTCTACCAATCAAAGCCTTAACCAAGCCGGATCTTGGCACAGCTCAATGAAACATTGGGCTCGGTTCCTAATTTTTTTGAACTTTTACGTAAGAATAGACCCTTAAATTATGGAAAAAGTTTTTACTAAGATTCTTAAGAAATGTTTCAAGCTCCCAAAATCTCATACCCGGCCCTGAACGTGACATTGGTTTTGTTGTTGCAGCTGATATGCCAGGGTGGCTGAAGTGGGGTTTCTGGGTGAATCCTATAGGTTACGCAGAGATTGGGCTCTCTGTAAACGAGTTTCTTGCTCCAAGATGGCAGCAAGTAACTCTCTCATCTCCTACTTACTTCTCTTCATCATTCTTACAAGACTAATCAGTTTTTCTTGTTATGTTTTGTAGATGCAACCAACGAATGTTACATTGGGGAGAACCATACTTGAAAGCAGAGGACTGAACTATGATGATTACATGTACTGGGTCTCATTATGTGCCTTGCTTGGACAGACCCTTATCTTCAACATCATTTTCACTCTAGCTTTGAGTTTCTTGAAATGTAAGTTACAAATATCGAAAAATATGCAATGGACTAGAGCATATACTGAATAGCTTCTTTTGTTTTAACAGCTCCCATTACATCTCGCTCTATGATCTCAAAAGATAAGCTCTCTGAGCTGCAAGGAACAAAAGATTCGTCACTCAAGAAGAACAAGAAGGCAACAGATTACATAGAAGATTCAGGTGAAACATATATGTCTTTCTTGTCACACAAGCAAACTCTTTATTCTCAGTTTCGTTTATTAACCTAATTCATTCAACAGGGAAGATGGCCTTACCTTTTAAGCCTCTCACCATAACGTTCCAAGATTTGAACTACTACGTAGACGTTCCTGCGGTAAAAGCTTCTCCTCCCCCATTCTTGGATCTTAACATCATATGCAAAAATGATCATCAAAGGATGTTTTGACTAATCTCAGGAGATGAGAGTTCAAGGATACAATGAGAAGAAGCTGCAGCTTCTCTCAGGCATCACCGGAGCTTTCAGGCCAGGCGTTTTAACGGCGTTGATGGGGATCAGTGGAGCTGGAAAAACCACTCTACTCGACGTTCTCGCCGGAAGAAAAACAAGCGGATACATCGAAGGAGAGATCAGAATCAACGGATACCTTAAAGTCCAAGAAACCTTCGCAAGAGTCTCAGGCTACTGTGAGCAAACAGATATACACTCACCAAATATCACCGTCGAGGAGTCTCTAATCTACTCGGCTTGGCTCCGTCTAGTTCCAGAAATAGATCACAAAACAAAAATAGTAAGCCCTAGTGATGATTCTAAAAAAGGCAAGAATGACCTAGAAAGTAACTTGACTGAAAAGAAACTCGTTGCAGAGATTCGTGAAGGAAGTTCTTGAGACGATAGAGCTGGAGGAGATCAAGGACGCGATGGTGGGAGTCCCCGGCCAGAGCGGGCTGTCGACGGAGCAGAGGAAGAGGTTGACGGTGGCGGTGGAGTTGGTGGCGAATCCGTCGATCATATTCATGGACGAGCCAACGACGGGGCTGGACGCAAGAGCAGCTGCCATTGTGATGAGAGCTGTGAAGAACGTTGCGGAGACTGGACGTACCATTGTGTGCACTATTCATCAGCCTAGTATCGATATTTTTGAAGCCTTCGACGAGGTACATATTTTTTTCAAATATGAAAGTATTTATAGTGATTTTGTTTTAAAAGAATACTCTCACATGTATTATAATAACATTTTATCCAAAAGTAGATATAAGAGATTTTTTTTCTTCAAAATAGCCTTTATCAAAAATTTGAAAATTATAGAATAATTGAGTTTAGGGTTTAAAAGGGATGGGTGAGATTAGGTTTTATAAATTAAAGTAACTTAATTTTTTTTTTTTTAAATGAGTGCTGTTTTGAAGATCTGTTAGCGTGTTATATTTGTGATAAACTTTAAAAGTGCTATTTTGGAGTTTTGACTATTTTGTGGATAATTAAGAAGAAATTTCTTATAACATATTGTTTTTATTACATGTTCAGTTGGTACTTCTGAAGAGAGGAGGTCGCATGATTTACACTGGACCACTTGGACAACATTCTTCTCATGTCATACAGTATTTTGAGGTTAGCGTGTTATACAAGAAAATGAGCCAGTTTAGTTTCTATGACTTTTTCAATGTTTTAACGAAATAATTAACTATGTATATTTTTGTTATTTGGGGTTAATGAACAGAGTATCCCTGGAGTTGCTAAGATTAAAGACAACTACAATCCAGCAACATGGATGCTAGAGGTCACTTCACAGTCTGTAGAGATTGAACTCAACATGGATTTTGCAAAAATCTACAAAGAATCTGCTCTCTACAAGTGAGCTGAATATCTCAAAAACAACTGAAACCTTGTCATTTATTACGAGCTCATGTGTTTTCTCTGTAGCAGGAGCAACTATGAGCTTGCTCAGGAGCTGAGCAAACCGGATCCCGGGTCAAGCGATTTACATTTCGAGAGAACTTTTGCGCAGAGCTGGTGGGAACAGTTCAAATCTTGTCTATGGAAGATGAGCTTGTCTTACTGGAGAAGCCCTGCTTACAATTTGATGCGAATCTTTCACACTTTAGTCTCTTCTTTGATCTTTGGTTTACTCTTCTGGAAGCAAGGTCAAAAGATGTAAGTTAGTTGCATAAAATACATTCAAATCATCATTTACATTCCTAGTAAAGAACTGTCTCACACATCAGGAAAATACTATTTTATTTCAAAAATAGCACACAAGAATTTTTTTTTTTCAAAAGAGTATTAACTAAAAGTATATGGGTGTGGATTTAGTGATTATGATTTAGGGTTTAATATTTAGAGAGTGGAGTTAGGGTAAGAGTTTAGGATACAGAGTAATTTAGTCATTTTAATCTTTAACTAATTATAGTTTGAGAATTTTTCTCTTATGTTCTATTTTTGTCATAATTGTTTGTATTTTTTTTTTGGCAAAGATACTCAACAGAACTTGTTCACAGTTCTTGGAGCCATCTATGGCCTTGTGATATTCTTGGGGGTAAATAACTGCACTTCAGCTTTACAGTATTTTGAGACAGAGCGTAACGTTATGTACCGCGAAAGATTCGCTGGAATGTACTCTGCCTTTGCCTTTGCACTGGCTCAGGTTGTGACCGAGATTCCTTACATTTTCATCCAAAGCGCAGAGTTTGTGATCATAATATATCCTATGATGGGTTTATACGGATCTGCCTATAAAGTCTTTTGGAGTCTCTACTCAATGTTCTGCAACTTACTCTCCTTCAACTACTTAGCATTGTTCCTCATCTCCATCACTCCAAACTTCATGCTCGCAGCTATTCTCCAGTCTCTTTTCTTCGTTGCTTTCAACCTTTTTGCTGGATTCTTGATTCCACTACCTGTAAGATCTTTTTGTAACAAGTCATTATATACCATTATCATCATCGTTGATCTTTACCTATAGTTAATAGTGTTTTTCCTTGATGTTGAAACAATGCAGCAAATACCAAAGTGGTGGGTGTGGCTTTACTATCTAACACCTCCCTCTTGGAGTCTCAATGTGTTTTTCTCGTCTCAGTACGGTGATATTCATCAAGAGATCAATGCATTTGGAGAAACCACGACCGTGGCGAGATTCTTAGAGGACTATTTTGGATTCCATCATGATCGTTTGATGACTTCAGCCATTATTCTCATAGCGTTTCCAGTTGTATTGGCTTCTATGTTTGCTTTCTTTGTTGCCAAACTCAACTTTCAGAAACGATGATCCATCACACACCAACCAAAGGTTTGAAACACCAAAGGGTAGTTTACAAATTACTGTATGGACATGCACGTATTCGTTGTCACACTATTTGTAAACACTAAACAAATGCAAAATTTATTTATAAAATCATAAGAAAGTTGGATATACTCTAATGCATCAAAATAAATAGGTCTACAACATAATAGTAACTCTCTTATTTTTTTACCATAGAGAAATGATCTACGGCTGAATACTTCAAATATTAATTAGTATACTGCTTCATGCAATTGAAATGAATAGTAAAGTATACTGCTTCCTTTATTCAGTCACATCATAATTTTCAAGAAGAAACGTCATTTTCTTTCTTTGATCACAAAAGACACAAGAAGAAAGAGACATGTGTGTGTCTTGTTGTCCTCCCCATCTCTACTAACACTTTGAATTTAATACTGTCAAACTCAAAGGTCTCCGAAAGCCTAATTAATCCCTTTATGATCACATGCCCTTCTCCTTCCTCTCTCTCTCCATTCTCCTTGTACCCATCAAGAACTTCCACAAAAGTATTAAACTATAGTATTTTAAACTGTAGCTTCAGGATCCAACCTCAGAGAAACGGTTCTCAATCAAGGTTATTTGAGTTTTGGATATCCTTGATTCTTGAACTCAAGAAAAGTCATTACTAGCCTGTGATTCTGCTTCATGACTTGAGGTTGAAGCAACAACACTTTCTTCACCAGAAGAAACATCTTTGATCTTTGAACTTAACTCTTCTTTTTCTTCTTCCACGGAGGCAACATTTTCAGTTTCTTGATCAATGTTTTCTTCCTCAACAAATCCATTTCCATGAGTTTCTTTTTCTTCTCCTTCTTCCTTGGATGCTGAGGTGGAAACCGATGATAAACAAGAAACTTCAGATGAACTCAACTGCTCTGATCCTTCAGAACTGCGAGACCCTTTTATGGATTCAAGCTTTTTCATCAGAAACTTTAGTCTCTTCTCTGCTTTCTCCCTTAATCTGATCTCTTCTTTCAGATTTTTCTCCAGCTCTTCCATCTGTTTCCAAGAGATTAAAGGTTTTCTTTGAAACAAAAATCAGCTTATTACCAAACAAAGATTTAAAAAAATAAAAATAACAGAGCAAATGAATTTACAAGTAACAAGAATGACTCTTTTCTTGGTTGTTGATTAAACCCAAATCTTCAAAAAAATAGTGAGAAAAAGGCATTTCTTAAACAAGAATGATGATACTAAGGATTTTATGAAGCTTACCTTTCTGGTAATGAGGTCTGCTTCATCTTTTACAGACCTTGAAACTTGCCTCTCTGCAAGCAGTCTCCCTCTTAGACACTCCACAGTTCTCAGATTTCCCTTCTCTTCTCCTTCCTCCATCTTCTTACTTGCAAAATTTGTTCTTAAACAAAAAAAGAAGAAGATAAAATCAATTCCTCATATAGACTCTCTACATAGAACTTTCTTAAAATCACACAATACGACATATACATGTATATAAAGAGAAAGAGAAACCTGCATTTCGTGTTGTAATTGAAGGGATCAATTGTCATACTGTTCTTTATATATTCAAAAACCAGAACCAGATTGGTAAAAGCTTATAAAGCTCAACTTCTCACCTAACTGCAAAAAGGGTAAACTAAAAATAATAAGACAGTTAAGACCAATGTGTTGTTAGATTGATGTCACTATGATTTACATTTATTGTTCATGTTGGAGTTCCCTCCTTAAGCCCAAAACAAATCAAGCATTAGTCCAAGAAGAAGAAATATCTAGAAGGAGAAGAAGAGTGTGGATTGAGAAGTGTGTAGAAGTGTGTTGAAGTGTTTATACGAAAAGAAGATGGAGAAGTCTCTAGAATTAGCTTGTAGTTACCCTCCACTAGTATAAATAAGAGTGTAGAGTCCATTTGTAACATCATCCAAGAATCAAGAAAACAAAGAGAGAAAACATTTGTAAGAGAGAGTTCTCAAAACAAAATCTTTGTAAACCCTTTCCAAAATTATAAAGAGTCTTCTTCTTAAATCTTTTAGTTGTCTAATCCCATCTTCATCTCATCGATATTGGGTAATTTTCCCAACAAGTTTCTACTGATGTCTACACTCTTGTCCTTAGCTTCGGACGTCGATTATATTTTGTTGAAAGCAAATGCATTCTTTATCCACTCATCTCAAGTGAATAGCAGGTTGTAAATAGATCTGACGGACTTTTATACTAAATTCAAGGGAGTAATTAAAACTTAAAAATTTGAGTATATCATGTGATATGATAGAACATCTACTCAAAGTCTCTTATGTCATAAAAATTTGGATGACGAATTGACGAGTGATCGATCGAACCGTACTTACATAAGTTTCTTTTACATACATGTGTATTGTGTTTATAAAGAGTTTGTCACTAAAAATAGTTTCACTTTGTTCACGTTAAGAAAAAAAATTACCAATCTTTAAAGAACTAAGAAGTAAAGTATTCGTGAATTGTATAGAAGATTTATACAAGTTTGTAATGATTTATCGGCTCCCTTGTCTTCAGTTTTGACGTAATTTACAAAGTAAAACTATTTTTTTTTGCTGTCAACAAACGGCTATTCTATTACTCAAACATGAGGTGGTCTAGGTAACCAGACCGGAATAGAACAACCAATAAAACAAAGAGATCTATGAAAAGATCGAGCATTTCTATTTTTATAAAACAAGGTAAAACTATTAAAACGTCAATTAGGTGTAGTAAAATTATATTTTTGTTTTTATACCATGTGGAATATTTCATTTTACTATTATGCTATTAACACTTGATATCTTGTGCATTTACATGATTTTAGACATCATTCCAGCTTTTAAATTGATCATTTAGACACATTTAGAGTTTATTTAGGATGCATTGCATTGCATTTGTATGTTTTGCAGGTTTGGAGAAGTGCTGGTCAGGTTTTGGAGCTTAAAAGGTCAAAAACGTTCAGGATGTTGAAGAATGGCGTGGTAGCAGGCAGGAGTCGCGACCAGATGCAGGCTGCGAAGAGAAGGTGTCACCGCAGGCGACCTTCTCGGGGAGAGGCTAACCGCGGCCGTGTGTCGACGAATCAGACAGGCATTTCGCAGGCCCTCGCCGCGGGAAGAGACTGGGCGCGGCGTGATGTCGACGAAACAACCAGGACGTTTCGCAGGCCTACGTCACGGGAGGATACAGGTCGCGACCATGTGTCGTCAAATCAACCAGGGCATTTCACGGGCTGTGATCGCAGGATGTGCCGGTCGCGGCCGATGATCGCGTTTCGCGGGCTGTGATCGCAAGCCATAGCTGGTCGAGGCATGTGTTCGAAATTTAGCATTTTACTGATTTACTCCTATGTCATTAAGCTACTATAAATACATTGTAAACCTAATCTTAGATTTTATCTTGTTTTCTATCTAATCAAAAACCAACTTTAGGTGAAAGATTTAATCTTGATCAATTTCTCTTGTGTTTACTTGATTACTTTGATCATTAATCATGTTTAGACTTAGATCAACCAATGATCTAGTGTTTATCATGATAATGAGTGAGTAGTCATCTTTGGATTCATGGGTTAGGATGATTAGGATGATTAAGTGATGATCTAGAATGTTTAGAGTAGATTAATATGTTTCCTTGCTTGATTGAGTGATCTTAATGCTAAGCTAGAGTTGGCCATTCTGGTTTAGAACTCTAGACATTTCATTGCCCGGAAGGTATTCGATGAAATGTCTGAGCCAACTCAACATGCTCTTAGCTTACCCTACCAAAGGGATTTGATGTTAGGGGAGTTAGGAAATTTGAATGATCCATTCTTAATGATTGCTTGATTAACACAAACCAAAGAAATTTGATGTTTGATCATAAAAGTAAATGAGCTTTTATCTTGGAAGAGATGCTTAGAATTGATATCTAGACTTAGGGGAATGTGTTGATTGAAACCTTGNNNNNNNNNNNNNNNNNNNNNNNNNNNNNNNNNNNNNNNNNNNNNCGAGGAACGCCTACCAACTCCGCCAACCCCATTGATTTAGCCGCACCTGAACCCGCAACCGAGGAACGCCTCTCCTTTCAGTCGAGTTCCGTTGAAATTGAGATTGCCAAGTCAACCTTCTTCTTTATGGTCTTTTTTGTTTCTTTGATTGATCTCCCTTTCGTATTCATTCGACCTGAAACTGAATTTGCTTTTAATTCAAGTGAATACACATACGTTAATAATAGCAGACTAAAATCTTGTATATACGATATAAATTAAGATTAAATGTTTCATCGATGGAGGGAAGTGTAAATTAATTGTATTACATGGTAAAAGCATTTAAAGGTATGGCTTTCAAGTAATATAAATTAAAAAAAAATAACATATGAAATAAGTCATAATTTATACGCTAAATAGATAGAATATTTTATTTTAAAATTGAAATAGAAATGAATATTTCTTTTTAAAAACATCTTTTAAAATATTTCTTAAAATTAATTTTGAAAATTAATTCAATTTAAAATTACTATTTTTATTAAAATATTATTAAAAGTATTTTATATAATTATTAATATTTGTTTACAATCAAAACTAAACTAAAATTTAGTTTCTAATTATACTTTATGATAATTAAAATTTTAAATAACTAATTTCGAAAATACATTTTAAAAATATTTTAAAAGATATTTGAAAGATTTTGTTAGACACTTCTTTAAAATATTTATTATTATTTCAAATAACATAAAAATATTAAAAGATATTATAATTATGTTATGTAAAATTTAATAAATTTTCTAATGATGGTCTAAATAAAAGAATTACACATGAAAAAAATCATGACTTCTATTTCAATAGTATAGATTAAAGATTAAATGTAACATAATTTTCTAGTAATAGGTCCATTAGATCCATTTTTTTAAAAAATCACATATGAATCAAGGTTATTACTTATGTTTTAATATATAAGATAATTATATTACAATACTTAAGTTATTAAGTTTGTAATAAAAAAATAATCACTAGGAGAATAAATACATATTTCAAAAAGTTTATCGTTCTTTCTACTTCTCCCACTCCCACTAACGAAATATTTAACTTCTCCCACTATACGCAGGGTCTGAATTTAATTGATTTTATAGTATTTTTTTCTTGTAGTTTTTAACTCCATAATAACGCACTAGAAAGGATTGACTTATCCTTCCGGAGTCTCCTCAAAACAGAGCATATGATTTAGGTTCAGTTTTGAAAGCTCTAAAGCTAGAAAAAGTGTATGAAAAATTGACATGGCAAACTGCTCATCCTCCTCTTCCAGGGCGAAATCAGACGAAGAGACACCCCGACAACAAGTATTCATTAATTTCCGTGGGGTCGAACTGCGTTACAATTTCGTCAGCCATCTCGACAAATGCTTAAAAAGGAATGGGATCAATTCCTTTATCGACTCGGATGAAGAGATTGTTGGATTTCCCTCCTTAAGCCCAAAACTAATCAAATCATAATCAAGCCTTAGTCCAAGAAGAAGAAACATCTAGAGAAAAGTGGAGAAGTATAGAAGAAGAATTGTGTAGAAGAAGAGAGAAAGTTATGGAGTTAGATATTTTGAAATAAATAATAATTTAGAGAAATCTAGAACTTGTTGGAGTGTGCTCCTTCACTTGTATAAATAGGGGTGCTTAGCACCATTTGTAATCATCCAAGAATCAAGAAAAACAAAGAGAGAAAATATTTGTAAGAGAGAGTTTCCAAAAACAAAATCTTTGTAGTAAACCCTTTCCTAAATATTAAGAGTCTTCTTCTTAAATTTTCTAGTTGTCTAATACCATCTTCATCTCATCGATATTGGATAATTTTCCCAACAGTTCATTCAGTAAGAGGAACATATCAACATCATATCTTAAAAACCAACTTACCACGACACAGTCGACACTCTTCTTTAACAAAATAAAAATAAAAAATCTCAAGTTCAAATAGTAAAACAGATCCAGTTTCAAATTCAAATCCCCTCACTTGGTAGAGAAGAGTGAAATGAACTTAAAACCACAAAAGTTTTGAAGTTCTCCTGAAAAGAAGAACAGAATCTGTGGTGTAGGGACATGTTGTAAGCAAAACGACAGTGTGGGATTGGACTTTTGTTACCTTCTCGTGAGTTGGTTGGTAACTCTCCCACTTCAAGACCTTTTTTATGGTTAATAAATTTAACCTCTTACTACAAGGTTAGTTTTATATTATATAATACCGCAAATATGCATGTGAACAAGAGGAGTCATCCTATTTGTTAATATTAAACCATATTGCTATACAATTTTAGTTTTACCAAGTGTCACAGATCCCTTCGTCAACAATATCACAACAATACAAAAACAACATTTCTTGGCAACACAGAAAGTTAATGCTCCCAAGTCCCAACCTCTCGCTATAATTTTACTAAATAGTTTGTGTTAATTTTCTTTTTCAAATTAGATAATTAGTTACCAACACGCAAAGAAAACATTCGAGTGATTAAGAGCTCACTTGTACTTCACTCAAAGATCAAAGTAATTACCATAACCCTTTTAATCAAACTATACTTATTTTGTGAAGCAACCTAATGAATATATTCTTGTTCTTATTAGGAACCCCACCACTTCAATCCAAGCCACTTAATAACTCTCAAGTTATAGCGAGCTTGGGTATGATCTTACCGATCATTCAAAGTTATGTTCACTGACAACAATAAAAACTACATATCATGAAAAGCAAAATCATTACACATAAACTCTTTTAGAAGCCCCACAAGAAACCCTTTTGAACTCATTCGACTTCACGGCAAGAAAATCAAAAAGCTTCATCAAGCTCTTGTTTCATGATACACTCCTTGTCACTCATCGACTCAACCACACCCTCTATCATCTCATACATCTCGTTGCTTCTCTCACACGAACCATCTTTCGCAATGAAACTTCGTAATCCTTTACCAGTATCGATCCAGCTAGTTCCAGGGATTTTCTTCAATCCGATTTTTTTCATCTTATCCCTTACCATCTCAGCTTCTTCCCATCTCCCTGCTTGAGTGCATAGATTCGCCATGATAGTGTAACTCCCTGTATTTTCTGGTTACAAAAATAGTAATACTTATATATAAAAATTAATTTTATTTAATATATTTTCATTTTTATAATATTATATATAAATTTTATGTAAATTTTGTAATATTATACATAGAAATAATTAAAAACATTATATATATTTTTATTTTTAAATTATTGTTAATATTTTATATATATTAATATTATTATTTATTTATATTAAAGATCCAAATCTGGATCCGGATATCCGCCGGATATTACAATTTTTACAAGGATATCCGACACCCGGATATCCGAAAACCCTGGATCCGGATAAAGATAGTAAAATTATGGATCCGCCGGATAAAGATCTGGATCCGTATACCTTAAAATTGC
Proteins encoded in this window:
- the LOC106336780 gene encoding ABC transporter G family member 33 isoform X2 codes for the protein MELAEIGKSMGSSFRSSSSRNEHEDEAEHALQWAEIQRLPSFKQLRSSLVDEEGDDVEKGKRVVDVTKLGAMERHLMIEKLIKHIENDNLKLLKKIRRRIDRVGVELPSIEVRYKHLSVEAECEVVEGKALPTLWNSLKHIFLELVKLSGVRTHEAKISILNNDSGIINPGRLTLLLGPPGCGKTTLLKALSGNLDKNLKLSGEISYNGHGLNEFVPRKTSAYISQHDLHTAEMTVRETIDFSARCQGVGSRTDIMMEVSKREKDGGIIPDPDVDAYMKAISVNGLKRSLQTDYILKILGLDICAETLVGNAMKRGISGGQKKRLTTGEMVVGPAKALFMDEITNGLDSSTAFQIVKSLQQLAHITNATVFVSLLQPAPESYDLFDDIVLMAEGKLVYHGPRDEVLRFFEECGFRCPERKGVADFLQEVISRKDQGQYWLHQDIPHSFVSVDALSKRFKELETGRKIEDALSKPYDKSKTHKDALSFSDYSLPKWELFRACISREFLLMKRNSFVYLFKTFQLVVSAILTMTVFIRTRMGVDIIHGNSYMSCLFFATVVLLVDGFPELSMTVQRLAVFYKQKQLCFYPAWAYAIPATVLKIPLSFFESLVWTCLTYYVIGYTPEVSRFLRQFMMLFAVHFTSISMFRCIAAVFQTGVASMAAGSFATLITFVFAGFAIPYTDMPGWLKWGFWVNPIGYAEIGLSVNEFLAPRWQQMQPTNVTLGRTILESRGLNYDDYMYWVSLCALLGQTLIFNIIFTLALSFLKSPITSRSMISKDKLSELQGTKDSSLKKNKKATDYIEDSGKMALPFKPLTITFQDLNYYVDVPAEMRVQGYNEKKLQLLSGITGAFRPGVLTALMGISGAGKTTLLDVLAGRKTSGYIEGEIRINGYLKVQETFARVSGYCEQTDIHSPNITVEESLIYSAWLRLVPEIDHKTKIRFVKEVLETIELEEIKDAMVGVPGQSGLSTEQRKRLTVAVELVANPSIIFMDEPTTGLDARAAAIVMRAVKNVAETGRTIVCTIHQPSIDIFEAFDELVLLKRGGRMIYTGPLGQHSSHVIQYFESIPGVAKIKDNYNPATWMLEVTSQSVEIELNMDFAKIYKESALYKSNYELAQELSKPDPGSSDLHFERTFAQSWWEQFKSCLWKMSLSYWRSPAYNLMRIFHTLVSSLIFGLLFWKQGQKIDTQQNLFTVLGAIYGLVIFLGVNNCTSALQYFETERNVMYRERFAGMYSAFAFALAQVVTEIPYIFIQSAEFVIIIYPMMGLYGSAYKVFWSLYSMFCNLLSFNYLALFLISITPNFMLAAILQSLFFVAFNLFAGFLIPLPQIPKWWVWLYYLTPPSWSLNVFFSSQYGDIHQEINAFGETTTVARFLEDYFGFHHDRLMTSAIILIAFPVVLASMFAFFVAKLNFQKR